Proteins encoded within one genomic window of Humulus lupulus chromosome 1, drHumLupu1.1, whole genome shotgun sequence:
- the LOC133782016 gene encoding protein WALLS ARE THIN 1-like → MADDGTGSTPAKSSSFMVPERAKLHMALTVLQFAYAGNHVFVRAALDLGVSKLIFPVYRNLIAMLLLIPFAYVLEKKERPKMSLSFLMQFFVLGLIGITSNQGFYLLGLDNTTPTFTSAIENAIPATTFIMAVLFRFEHVNLSRRDGKAKVIGTVASVAGATLMTLYKGPTIYKPSTTTTLDQFSQLSSMGDVKEKNWTFGCICLIIHCLSWSGWIVLQAPVLKRYPARLAVTSYTCFFGLVQFLAIAAWVERDSTAWKIHSTAEFWDIFYAGAVSSGMAFAIQIWVIDKGGPVFVSLYFPLQTLLVALIASLLLGEEFYLGGIIGAVLIISGLYLVVWGKSLESKLAKENADVGQTSENPNTRSFGKSDLVDPLLPTSNK, encoded by the exons ATGGCCGACGACGGCACCGGTTCGACACCGGCCAAGAGCTCATCGTTCATGGTGCCTGAACGTGCGAAGCTGCACATGGCCTTGACTGTGTTGCAGTTTGCTTATGCTGGGAACCATGTCTTTGTTAGAGCTGCACTGGACTTGGGAGTCAGCAAGCTCATTTTTCCTGTTTACAGGAACCTCATCGCCATGCTTCTTCTTATTCCCTTTGCTTATGTTTTGGAGAA GAAGGAAAGACCAAAAATGTCACTCTCCTTTTTGATGCAATTCTTTGTCCTTGGACTGATTGG GATCACATCAAATCAAGGATTTTATCTTTTGGGATTGGATAACACTACACCAACTTTTACTTCTGCTATAGAGAATGCTATACCAGCCACAACTTTTATCATGGCTGTCTTGTTCAG ATTTGAGCATGTGAATTTGAGTAGAAGAGATGGTAAAGCTAAGGTGATTGGAACAGTGGCTTCAGTTGCCGGAGCAACTTTAATGACACTATACAAAGGACCAACCATATACAAGCCAAGTACTACCACAACTCTAGACCAGTTTTCTCAGCTATCTTCAATGGGAGATGTCAAGGAGAAGAACTGGACCTTTGGCTGCATTTGTTTGATAATCCACTGCCTATCTTGGTCTGGTTGGATAGTGTTACAAGCTCCAGTTCTGAAGAGATATCCAGCCAGACTCGCAGTCACCTCATACACTTGCTTCTTTGGTCTTGTACAGTTCTTGGCGATTGCAGCATGGGTTGAAAGAGACTCCACAGCCTGGAAAATTCACTCCACTGCTGAATTCTGGGACATTTTTTACGCA GGTGCAGTGTCCTCAGGAATGGCTTTCGCTATACAGATATGGGTGATTGACAAGGGTGGTCCTGTGTTTGTTTCACTGTATTTCCCATTACAGACCTTGCTTGTTGCTTTAATAGCTTCCCTACTTTTAGGTGAAGAATTCTACTTAGGAGG GATTATTGGAGCAGTGTTAATTATTTCAGGGCTTTACTTAGTAGTATGGGGAAAAAGCTTAGAAAGCAAATTAGCCAAAGAAAATGCTGATGTTGGTCAAACCTCAGAGAATCCTAACACAAGAAGTTTTGGGAAATCTGACTTAGTAGATCCATTACTTCCAACTTCCAATAAATaa